In a single window of the Coffea eugenioides isolate CCC68of chromosome 3, Ceug_1.0, whole genome shotgun sequence genome:
- the LOC113765937 gene encoding uncharacterized protein LOC113765937, producing MSEIKQEQPMEFDIDNLFEWTMKKNWKEVLNVCRNNPSACMAKLTKSEDTALHIAVSSFHADQIDANGQAKVVSDLVESLPLDQAVEILKVQNDKGDTPLHLAAALGSATICSCIARKDHVLISERNLKGETPLFMAAHHGKMEAFLQLHKLYRKSAEEPDDRLYRRNDGDTILHSAISGEYFALAYQIISYNHKLVGSINQEGFSPLHILARKPNVFESSSNLRLFDRIIYRCVLVRELKKQKLKDSGINYPDDYQTCMKFIHLPWAAFRTITALGKDYGPRQEPGNIADAENPKNEEEEHQEKELKDEHPFPENYTTCIQLFKFAMNVVLVVLGIGIWKISKIREKKERHKWAVQVMDKLIEHEANYKYSHIGGRPVDNVEQMYPERIKPPSTPPDNIPGRKSKDKQEHEDGSKLACHLASQAMKGRADLGSVNITTDDIVIKPKTTTLHASDVFGSQSTSNRVKN from the exons ATGAGCGAAATCAAACAAGAACAACCTATGGAATTTGATATAGATAATTTGTTTGAATGGACCATGAAGAAAAACTGGAAGGAAGTCCTGAATGTATGCAGGAACAACCCCTCTGCTTGTATGGCTAAGCTAACTAAATCAGAAGATACAGCTTTGCACATTGCTGTCTCAAGTTTCCATGCAGATCAAATTGATGCTAATGGACAAGCAAAAGTTGTAAGCGATCTTGTTGAATCACTACCGCTGGATCAGGCAGTCGAGATACTTAAAGTGCAAAATGACAAAGGAGACACACCTCTACATCTAGCTGCAGCACTTGGAAGTGCCACAATCTGCAGTTGTATAGCCAGGAAGGATCATGTGCTCATCAGTGAGCGCAATCTGAAGGGTGAAACTCCATTGTTCATGGCAGCTCATCATGGCAAAATGGAGGCTTTTCTGCAGCTACATAAGCTCTACAGAAAGAGTGCAGAAGAACCAGATGATCGGCTGTATAGAAGGAATGATGGGGATACCATTCTGCACTCGGCCATATCTGGAGAGTACTTCG CATTGGCATACCAGATAATTAGCTATAACCACAAACTTGTTGGTTCGATCAATCAAGAAGGCTTTTCTCCTCTCCACATCCTTGCCAGGAAACCAAATGTATTCGAGAGCAGCAGCAATCTTCGTCTCTTTGATCGGATAATCTATCGCT GTGTACTTGTTCGTGAGCTAAAGAAGCAGAAATTAAAGGATAGTGGAATTAACTATCCAGATGACTACCAGACATGCATGAAGTTCATTCATCTACCTTGGGCTGCATTCAGGACAATTA CTGCTCTTGGAAAAGATTATGGCCCCAGACAAGAACCAGGCAATATAGCAGATGCAGAGAATCCAAAAAATGAAGAGGAGGAACATCAAG AAAAAGAGCTCAAAGATGAACACCCGTTTCCAGAGAACTATACCACCTGCATTCAGTTGTTCAAATTTGCAATGAACGTTGTACTGGTTGTGTTGGGAATTG GCATTTGGAAAATCAGTAAGATTAGGGAGAAGAAAGAGAGGCACAAGTGGGCTGTTCAGGTAATGGATAAATTGATTGAGCATGAAGCCAATTACAAGTACAGTCACATTGGAGGCAGACCTGTGGACAATGTGGAACAGATGTATCCTGAAAGAATTAAGCCTCCTTCTACACCGCCAGATAATATCCCTGGAAGGAAATCCAAAGACAAGCAGGAACACGAAGATGGGAGTAAACTAG CTTGTCATTTGGCATCACAAGCAATGAAAGGGCGTGCAGATTTAGGGAGTGTGAATATTACTACCGATGATATAGTTATAAAGCCAAA GACAACAACACTTCATGCTTCCGACGTCTTTGGCAGTCAATCAACTTCCAACCGCGTTAAGAATTAG